A genomic window from Sulfurimonas paralvinellae includes:
- a CDS encoding tetratricopeptide repeat protein — MKIFFLMLIFAVSLFSSTNEALQAYKNKQYTKAFSLYMQEAKKGDTSAQNAVSYLYFNGIGVQQSKKDGVLWLKKAAKSGDDRACLDLGMMYLTGVNIGKEYAQALKWLECASKKGNAEASYNLALMYYNGDGVKQDIKKAAELLEMAAKAGHKGAKKNVGRIYMQLLDFKKAKYWLSENVKEGDVEAATLLKEIEASKKD; from the coding sequence ATGAAAATATTTTTTTTGATGCTTATTTTTGCAGTTTCTCTTTTTTCATCCACAAATGAAGCGCTGCAGGCATATAAAAACAAGCAGTACACAAAAGCCTTTTCGCTTTATATGCAAGAAGCAAAGAAGGGAGACACTTCTGCTCAAAATGCAGTGAGTTATCTCTACTTTAACGGTATAGGTGTGCAGCAAAGTAAAAAAGATGGAGTGCTATGGCTAAAAAAAGCTGCAAAAAGCGGTGATGACAGAGCCTGTTTGGATCTAGGCATGATGTATCTTACTGGTGTCAATATTGGAAAAGAGTATGCACAGGCATTGAAGTGGTTGGAATGTGCTTCAAAAAAAGGCAATGCAGAAGCATCCTATAATCTTGCGCTTATGTATTATAATGGTGATGGTGTAAAGCAAGATATAAAAAAAGCGGCAGAACTGTTAGAAATGGCAGCAAAAGCAGGGCATAAAGGTGCTAAAAAAAATGTCGGGCGCATTTATATGCAGCTGCTTGATTTTAAAAAGGCAAAATACTGGCTCAGTGAAAATGTAAAAGAGGGGGATGTGGAAGCAGCCACTCTTTTAAAAGAGATAGAAGCTTCTAAAAAAGATTAA